One genomic window of Podarcis muralis chromosome 9, rPodMur119.hap1.1, whole genome shotgun sequence includes the following:
- the ENOPH1 gene encoding enolase-phosphatase E1 isoform X2 has product MSMPYDTLFSYIKDNIREYLRAHWEEEECQEDVGLLRKQAEEDAHMDGVVPIPLETRDGEEEVERIIQAVIDNVHWQMSLDRKTTALKQLQGHIWRAAYENGRLKGEFFDDVVPAVRKWREAGMKVYIYSSGSVEAQKLFFGNSTEGDICELFDGHFDTKIGPKVDSESYQRIAASIGCSTSNILFLTDVTREADAAEEVDMHVAIVVRPGNAGLTDDEKSYYRLITSFNELFLPSST; this is encoded by the exons ATGTCGATGCCCTAT GATACTCTGTTTTCCTACATCAAAGACAACATCCGAGAGTACCTTCGTGCAcactgggaggaagaggagtgccaAGAAGACGTCGGCCTTCTGAGAAAACAG GCTGAAGAAGATGCCCACATGGATGGAGTGGTGCCCATCCCGCTGGAGACCAGggatggagaggaagaggtggagcgcATCATCCAGGCCGTCATAGACAACGTCCACTGGCAGATGTCTTTAGACAGGAAGACAACCGCCTTAAAGCAGCTCCAAGGCCACATATGGAGGGCAGCGTACGAAAACGGCCGACTGAAGGGAGA GTTCTTTGATGATGTGGTTCCAGCAGTCAGGAAATGGAGAGAAGCAGGGATGAAAGTTTACATCTATTCCTCCGGGAGTGTTGAGGCGCAAAAGCTCTTTTTTGGGAACTCTACGGAAGGCGATATTTGCGAG CTCTTTGATGGCCACTTTGACACCAAAATAGGCCCGAAAGTGGACAGCGAGAGTTACCAGAGGATTGCCGCAAGCATCGGGTGTTCCACAAGCAACATACTGTTCTTGACGGATGTCACTCGGG AGGCAGATGCCGCAGAAGAAGTCGACATGCATGTGGCGATAGTAGTCCGGCCGGGCAATGCGGGCCTGACAGACGACGAGAAATCTTATTATAGACTCATAACCTCTTTCAACGAACTCTTCTTGCCGTCCTCCACTTAA